One region of Acropora muricata isolate sample 2 chromosome 13, ASM3666990v1, whole genome shotgun sequence genomic DNA includes:
- the LOC136896971 gene encoding uncharacterized protein, with amino-acid sequence MTPIVKSLPSYIKDSNHALETFGNFNFSGENKIIFTMDITSLYTVIPNNKGLQALKYFFNQRPIKKPSSETLLRVAELVLTLNCFSFGDNYYKQINGVAMGTKMGPSYANLFVGFIENKFFSNYHGPKPDLYKHYIDDCVGATSSTKEELNLFINSVNSFHPALKYTWEVSENSLAFLYIKLSLNDNGLSTSVHYKPTDSHNYLLHSSSHPQHAKNAISFSQFLRLRRLCSHDTDFNNKCEEMCQFYKKRGYPDSAITTGKHRAQEIDRETALQTSQNEETDRIPFTLTYHPRNLAIKNVILKNFKILSNDPETKHIFSLPPLISFKRDKNLGNFLVRSAFKFNNKPGTFTCKRTLVPLFRTQLHIKLWV; translated from the coding sequence atgacacccatagtcaaatcactaccttcatatatcaaagacagcaaccacgcactcgaaacattcggtaatttcaatttctcaggcgagaacaaaatcattttcactatggacataacatctttatacactgtaattcccaacaataaaggcctccaagcactcaaatacttttttaatcaacgtcctatcaaaaaaccaagctcggaaaccttactccgtgtagctgaattggttctcacactcaactgtttttcctttggtgacaactactacaaacaaatcaacggtgttgcaatgggaaccaaaatgggacctagctacgccaacctcttcgtaggcttcatagaaaacaaatttttctccaactaccacggaccaaaacctgatctttacaagcattacatcgatgactgcgtcggcgccacttcatccaccaaagaagaacttaacctatttattaactcagtcaattcctttcacccggctctaaaatacacatGGGAagtttccgaaaattcattagctttcctctaCATCAAACTTTCtctcaacgacaacggtttatccactagcgtacactacaaaccaactgattctcataactacttgctacattcgtcctctcatccacaacacgcaAAAAATGCCATctcattctctcaatttctcagactgagacgcctctgcagtcacgacaccgacttcaacaacaaatgcgaggaaatgtgccagttttacAAAAAACgtggctaccctgactccgctataaccacaggcaaacaccgcgcccaagaaatcgaccgagagaccgcactacaaacttcacagaacgaagaaaccgacagaattccattcacacttacctaccacccacgaaaccttgcaatcaaaaatgtcattctcaaaaacttcaaaattcttagcaatgaccccgaaactaaacacatattttctttaccaccgctcatttcattcaaacgcgacaaaaacttaggcaatttcttagtcaggagcgcattcaagtttaacaacaaaccaggaactttcacatgcaaacgcacacttgtccctttatttcgaACACAGTTAcatatcaaactttgggttTGA